The proteins below come from a single Ictalurus furcatus strain D&B chromosome 15, Billie_1.0, whole genome shotgun sequence genomic window:
- the LOC128619680 gene encoding galanin receptor type 2-like: MDWDMQKVLVPIVDTVIIVIGLLGHSLVIFILVRRRRKTASRTFHGTDTLLLALSTSDMLLLLSLPFHTAAITLGNWPFGSLLCKAVSFLGVACNTVSVFTLAALAVTRYLTVVHPTWAYRSRMKRWLQVLAVLLWAPAMALAAPQFAFRNVGTYAATHCFAFLSDISQVVYSTALFLCSFVLPLLVIILMYAKLYSFLRRTSMRGHALQLQRYQKQVTQTTALLVVVFTVCWLPSYIVMFCRIGQSVTSTNRLRSLALLARLMATSSSMVNPLLYAFVSRKFRRELLGKARCADCTAVRGLVCCPERSRDIVQPFNPAELETPQP; this comes from the coding sequence ATGGACTGGGATATGCAGAAAGTTCTAGTGCCCATAGTAGACACAGTCATCATAGTGATTGGACTGCTGGGCCACTCGTTGGTAATCTTCATCTTGGTAAGGAGGCGGCGGAAGACAGCGTCTCGGACTTTTCATGGGACTGATACACTACTACTGGCCTTAAGCACATCAGACATGCTGTTGCTACTCTCTTTGCCGTTCCACACAGCTGCAATCACGCTGGGCAATTGGCCTTTCGGAAgcttactatgcaaagcagtcAGCTTCCTAGGAGTGGCCTGTAACACCGTTAGTGTGTTCACGCTAGCTGCACTAGCGGTAACACGCTATCTGACAGTGGTGCACCCAACCTGGGCATACCGCTCCAGGATGAAGCGCTGGCTTCAAGTCTTGGCAGTTCTGCTTTGGGCACCAGCTATGGCGTTGGCTGCTCCACAATTTGCTTTCCGCAACGTGGGCACGTACGCCGCAACACACTGCTTTGCCTTCCTCAGTGACATCAGCCAGGTGGTCTACAGCACCGCCCTCTTCTTATGCAGCTTCGTTCTGCCTCTACTGGTCATCATCCTCATGTATGCCAAACTCTACAGTTTCCTGCGTAGGACTAGCATGCGGGGGCACGCTTTGCAGTTGCAGCGCTACCAGAAGCAGGTGACCCAAACCACAGCCTTGCTTGTTGTCGTGTTCACAGTCTGCTGGCTACCTTCCTATATCGTCATGTTCTGCCGAATCGGCCAGAGTGTCACCAGCACAAACAGGCTCCGCTCTCTAGCACTCTTGGCACGGTTAATGGCCACGTCATCGTCCATGGTCAACCCACTGCTGTATGCTTTCGTGTCACGGAAGTTCCGTCGGGAGCTGCTGGGCAAGGCGCGGTGTGCGGACTGCACGGCAGTACGCGGACTCGTGTGTTGTccagagagaagcagagacatTGTACAGCCCTTTAACCCTGCGGAGCTGGAAACCCCACAGCCATAA